In Vicia villosa cultivar HV-30 ecotype Madison, WI linkage group LG7, Vvil1.0, whole genome shotgun sequence, the DNA window GGGTGAtactgaattttttttaaatgacaagTATTTTAGTTGTGGTGACACCTGAGTTTTTAAACATATGGTAGGCTAGACTTCTTTTTTTAGTGACACAAAGAGAATGAGATAAAAAAATCATACCTAGACCGAACGAGAGACATGTTAAGAATGTTAGAGATAACTCTTGTGGAGACGGTCACTTGCGCACTAGAGTGGGTAGAGTACCTCCATCTGATTCCCATTGCTGAAGAATCTAAGAGACCCAGTCACCCATATGTTATGTCATAGAGGAGATAGAGTTGGTCACTCTAGAGGCGGTGATGAAGAGATAGAAGCAGTTGTGACCGATTATGTTGAGCTATAGGCTGATACATATGTACGTGATCAGGTTGATACATGTGACAATCATGTTATTGCTACAGATTAGGGTTCCTTGGAGGGCCCTCCGATCTTACATTATTGAATGGATATGTCAATCATTTTGCCTTCAGATTATGGTAGGGAgagatataattttattattaaaaattaagtaGATTTAATGTATTAGTGATTAATTGAAAATAACTAAAGGTTTAAGATTTAATTGTTATTCAGCAGTATTCCATTAAAGGTCCTTACAAATGGTCTAAAGCTTAAGAAATTATTAGTAGTGCAGATGCCGGAAGAGGTTGGGACACTGGTAGCTAATGTTAGCCTGCTGCAACTGGTGGATTGTTCCTTGGCCATATTTGATTTTGCATTATTATCATCTTTTTTCGAGCGATGACTTAAGGAGACAGTTACATATCCTTTTATATTTTGTGAGATGACTATCACTATAAACGATATCTCTAGTCTATTGCATCTCCCTCATGCTGGTAACTTTTTCACCTTTCCATTGACGAGCATAGAACTTGCAACAGTGATTACATAGACATACCTAAGGGTTACACGACGAGTGGTATTAGAGGAGTTTAATTTTAAAGAAGTTGCTCATTTTTGTCTTTCTCGACTCTGATAGACCTGTGTCATTGGGGGATCATTTTATGTACCGTAAGGCCTATAGGGTGTACATGTTGCATCTCGTTGGATGCACTATTTTGGGAGATAATTTGCATGTCTACAATGATGCAGGTACATAGCCTTTTTTGTTGAGCTTGGAGTTCATAATAGCGCACAGAGTTCTCTCTTAGTGTCCTTGTCAGTTACCTTCTCAGGGTTAATTATTCTCTACACTTCTTCCAACACCATGATTTCTTACTCTCTTATCAACGGTGCCCTCTAACTCTATTCCACTTCGTAGCGTTATAGCGTTAGCGTGCCCTCTGAGGTTAAGTTGTGGTTAACCTGGAAATATTTCGGCTGGGGCAGCGGTAGTCGCCTGTTGTTAGGCCACTTGAGAGATTTGGGCCTCTAACATTTTATTGTGGGTGGCCATAACATCAACTTTGTTAGTCAACTACTTAATCAACTCATTTGTATGGATGTTATGATTCATAAACTCTTTGTTCTACTAATTCTGAGATAAGACGAAGTTCTCCATCATTAGTTCCAAGTTTGACTTTTTAGGGGCACAGGAACCGCATGGGctccttttttattttagaatCCTGGTGGAGTAGTACGTGTAGGACTAGGTGCAAACAGAGCATTATTGTTTTTGGAGGAGAAATTCAGATGATTTCTCCATCCGGAATTATACGTGTTATAATATGGGTTTCCTTGCATATAATTAGCCTGGTCAGGGGTAGGCTAAGCTAATAATTGACAGTCAGTAGTGACATGTGCAGGGactccacaaatctcgcagttaggaaTCAGCATAGCTACGGTAGTTGCAAGACTGATGATCAAGTTATCAATATTCTGAGTAAGGGCGTCTACTTTAGCATTAATGTGATTGAAACTGCTCACTTCGTACATACCGCCCTTGGGTTGTGTCATCTCAACGGGAGCGTGATCGCTTCCTCATTTGTAGTGGTGTTGAGCCATACTCTCAATCAGAGCGTATGCACCAACGAAGGGTTTATTCGTCAAAGCTCCGCCCACGATAACATCTATATTCATTCTCCTGTTATGGAGAAGACCATTATAGATTATGAACAATCAACCACTTCTCTAGCCCGTGGTGTGGGAAGACTCTCATCATTTCCTTGTATCACTCCAACGCATCAAAAAGTGACTCACTGTCGTTCTACCTAAAGCATGTAATTTGGCTCCTTAACTGAGTAGTTTTTCTAGGTGGGAAGTACCTCGCAAGGAACGCTTTCTTCAACTCATTCCATGTCGTTATGGAATTTGACGATAGAAATTGTAGCCAAGCTTGGGACCTGTCTCTCAGGGAGAAAGGAAATAGACGTAATCAAATGGCTCCAGGGTCGACGCCATTACTTTTTAGTGTGTCAGCAAATTGCACAAACACATAAGGGAGCAAATTTGGGTCCTTCGTCCGATTACCGAAGAACAATTTGTAGCAGAGAGGGTTTCAACTCAAAGTTGTTAACCTGGATGGCAGGATTAACAATACTTGAGTGTGGTTCGTCTTGAGATTAGACGAAAAAGTCCTTATGAGGACAATTATAGTTATTCTTAGCCATCTGAGCATGAAGTTGTTCTAATCGGTGTTTGATATGCAACCAACGCTCAATTTTGTTAATCGATTGAACTAATTCCCCGGAGGATCGGGTGTGTTGCATACAATCGATAATAGGGAAAGTAAAATGAAAACAACAATTGCTTTAGTCTAGACGGTGTAATAACAGAGTACGATATTGACGATATTGGTCCCCAACCGCGCCAAATACTTGATAGGCCCGCAAGTGCACGAGTTTGTAAGTTGTAGAATAAAAGATGTCGAATCACACATAGACCAAATGACAAGTATCGTTCTCTACTACTATTTTGTTTATCGAAGGTGACGCAAATGGATTTGTTCGCGAAATAAGAAAATAAGTCAATTTTGAGGTTAATTATAATAACGAGATCGGAATGAGATTCCCATCGGTCGTTGGCACTCATAAGATCGTATTTAATAATTATAGCAAGGAAATGTTTTTTCATAGAAAAAGATTAAGTTAAAGATATCGTCCGCTTTCGCGGGACCAGTACCGAATGTTGACTTTGTAATCTAATTGCCTGCTTTCACGTGTACATGTTACAATTCAAAAACCCGTTTGGAAAATAATCAATTTTTACTATGAAAAGTTATTTTTAGTAGAAAAGTAATTTAAAGGTACCATCGGCTTTCACGAGACAGGTACCAGATTTTAAACTTACAAATGCTCGTTTTCAAATGCCCGTTTATAAGTTAAAATCACCTTtttaaaaattagattttttaatttaattagaaaagTGCTTTCGTtgtattttaaaatcaatttcaaaattttctccaaTCAAATACAAGTTTCACTCTTTCGAGCTGAAATTGGTATCACCTTAATTCTACTTTCGCTATAATCTAGtaacattaaaaacataattttcaAACTTAAAAATAATCCTTGTTATAAATATTATTCATACGATTTATAAGAGTATTGTCGGTACTAGGACGGTCCTCACATTTCGAATTCTTTTGACTTAAGGTGGCATATTAACAACGGTAAAAATAAAGCAAGTATTTATCTTGTTCATGCTGAAAACAATATACGCATACGAAAAGTAGCAATAAAGTAAAAATGGAAGACGAGGGAACCTGAAAGCAGTTAACTTGAATAAAATAAACTGCTCCAAAGGGAAACTTTAATTTCAGAGTCCGTCATAACAGCTTGAAACATGTAATTTTCTGCATTTTCTTTCGTTTCTTTCCGTTTTTCCTTTCTGTCGTCACTATATGATTAATACCTGAAACACTAGCAAAATATCAGCATAACACAATCAAAACCGAcataatcaatatcaaaacacatgcaaatcgagtcaaaatatattttaaatttccgTGTTATCAATATTCCAGAAGAGAATGATATATATATGTAAGTGATATTCAAATATAACTTAGTTTAGAAGAAAAACTTGATCTCAAAACTTAACATATATTACTccctaaaaaaaattgatattaaaaacttttgattttgattttttctaGAATTTTTCTAGGATTTCAATAAAGATGGTGATAACTGATAAAGatggaaatgaaaaaaaaaggaagaagataaAGATATCTAAAACAATATTAGGTGTTTATCATGTACTGCTATAATTAATAGGCTTTGGAAATCTAAAAATGTAAAGTTTGTTTAAAAGACTCAATAActaaaaatatgatattttatgCCGTTAAAACTGTCACTTCATTATGCAAAAGGATACAATATAAATatcttcaaaattaaaataatcgaGAGGGAAAATAGAGAGAGAAAAGGGAGAGTATCTTGGCAAAAGATATTGTCTAAATTCTGAAAAAGCTGTGGCATGATAATTGCACGACATCCTCTATTCATTAAATAATGGGATGCCAGCATAAAGGCACAATACTATACTAACTACACCTTAAAATGACCACGAATGATAGTACTATAGTGAGACATAAATCATTATTTCTACACCAACTAAAGAGAGTTCTACATCACACAGAAAATACAGAAAAAATGACTGTAAATGAGATGAAGAAAAAATCAGAACTAATCTTCATTCCTGCGCCAGGGATTGGCCACTTAGTTTCTTCACTTGAGTTTGCAAAGCTCTTAATCAATACTCATACCAATCTTTCCATCACAGTTCTATGCATCAAATTCCCAGGCATTCTCATTTCAGATTCATACATCAAAGCAGCTTTAGCCTCAGAGCCACAAATCCAACTCATTGATCTTCCTGAAGTTCAACCGCCTCCAGAAGAACTACTCAAATCCCCGGAGTTCTTCATCTTGACTGTCATGGAAAGTCTCATACCTCATGTCAAAGCTGTTATACAGACCATTTTATCAGACAAAATTGTTGGGTTAGTCCTAGATTACTTCTGTGTTTCAATGATTGATGTTGGAAATGAACTTGGAATACCTTCTTATTTGTTTCTAACATCAAGTGTTGGATTTTTAACTCTCATGCTTTCGCTTCAAAACCGCCGAATCGAAGATGTTTTCGATGATTCCGACCCGGATCATCAATTCTTGATTCATGGTCTCTCAATTCCAGTACCTTGTAAGGTCTTACCTGAAGctttttttaacaaacatggTGGATATGTTGCTTATTATACATTTGCTGAGAGGATTAGAGACACCAAAGGGATTATAGTTAATACTTTTTCAGAATTGGAACGATATTCCATTGATGCATTATCTAATAATGAAAAAACTCCTCCTATTTATGCTGTTGGTCCTTTGCTTGATCTCAAAGGTAACCCTAACCCTAGTTTAGATAAAGCTCAGCATAATATGATATTGAAATGGCTAGATGAACAGCCAAATAAATCTGTTGTTTTTCTATGTTTTGGAAGCTTGGGAGTTAGCTTTGTTCCATCTCAAATTAGAGAAATAGCATTAGGACTTAAGAATAGTGGAGTTAGGTTTTTATGGTCTGTCAAGTCTCCACCAGAAGGGTTTTTAGAATGGATGGAATTGGAAGGTAAGGGAATGACATGTGAATGGGCACCACAAGTTGAGATATTGGGACATAAGGCTATAGGTGGATTTGTTTCACATTGTGGATGGAATTCTATTTTGGAAAGTTTGTGGTTTGGGGTTCCAATATTGACATGGCCTATTTATGCAGAACAGCAGCTTAATGCTTTTAGGATGGTGAAAGAATGGGGTGTAGCTGTGGAGTTAAGAGTGGATTATAGAAGGGGTAGGGATAATGTGGTGGCTGAAGAGATTGAGAAAGGGTTGAAGAATTTGATGGATAAAGATAACATTGTGCACAAGAAGGTTCAAGAGATGAAAGAGAAGGCTAGGAATGCTGTTGCAAGTGGTGGATCTTCTTTCATTTCTGTTGGAAAACTTATTGATAATATTATAGGAAGTAATTGATAAACTTTTGTTTCATTATAGTTGGAATTTTCTTTCTTGGAATCATAAGAAGGAATACGTCATTTTATATGTTAGTATGCATATTCTACTTTTAAAAATGTTGAATGAATGGACATAAGTTGAATGTGCAAATAATTGCTGTTTGTGTATCACAAACAATTGCTGTATATTGTATCATAACATTGCAATTGGTTAACCATGTCACGTAGCTACAATGTATTGCGCGGTGGTCAAAATCACCGGCTATATCATTGAAAATCACAACACAAAAAGATAACATTAatgttgaaaaaaaatattaaaaagggaCAGGGTGTAACATGTGTCTCATGTCGGTATAAAAGTCATCTGTATAGAATCATATCATCAATATCCCCCACATCAAGGATTCTTTGTGTTGTTGTTATCAGCATATAACCTTTCATCATCATGTAAGTACAATATATAGATCCTATACAACCAGTACTAGAATATTCTTGTGCAATTCCTTGCTAACAAAAAATGGTGACTCACccctcataataataaaaatagcatTTAGGTCCTTCTCACAAATATCTGTCAGAGTCTCATCTCTTTCCTCACTTCTCTTgtactctctcaactctcaactctcaaactctctcaactcACAAACTCTCACACTCATTCAACTCAGGTTACGTTCATGTTACCATCAACATTCAATCGATCAAAGAGCTCAACATCAAATACACATTTCGTAAAAAATTTATTTCTATATACATTTGTAGAAATTGAACATTAGGTTATGTAATGGGTATTATTTAAATGAGCAATGTGCTTCATAGGTAATTTAAATAATCAATGCATTTTTTTTGGTGTTGAATTTCGACTGCATTTCTGCCATTTTTCGTTCTTCTCTGAGTTGCAGAATATTACGAAAATGGATCTCCAATTTTTTTCAATGATTCAATTTTTCAGAATCTGGAAATGCATTTCTCAGATTTTTTTCTATCTTCATTGTTTGACTTTATTTCATTGTGTTTCATTTGTATAATGCTTGTGTGGTTTAATTATAAGCATTTATGATAACCAAGATTTATTGAGGCACAACAGAGTTACGCAACATGCATCGGTTCTGCGGAAAATAGCTTGATCATCACAGGCACCGGTCGGTACTAGTTCGATTGATGCGCAGGTGTCAACCTCTGAGGCCCATGCATCTCCGCCTCCGTCTTCTTAAAGGAGGCAGGTGTCATCTCCTAATGTCTCGGAATCCCCATTGGTACATGTTGAGGTACCCAAGGCACCCGAGATAACCGAGGCACCCCTGGGGGTAGAGGAGTTTTGTCCGACTTACCGTTGCTGCCTCTGTATTAGAATCATACTATCGAACATGTGTGGGATATAGTGGTAAAATTTAATTGTATTCATTCTTTGAAACACATTTATTATACCATTCTATATTTCTAATAATGATTTAACTTTCTGCAACACCATTATGCTAAAAAAATGCATCAATCATGGCTGAAAGATTGCGGGTCGGCCACACCTTATGCAGTACCGATTATATTACTATTTAACCATGGTATGTTTTCCGCTTTTGTATAAAGATGGCCCTCTAAGAcgtcatttttttcattttccatATGGTGAGATGTCCATAACATTCGACGAAGTCTCATGTTTGTTGCATCTTTCTATTAGGGGAAGACTATTAGACCCCGACAAGATTATTAAAGATGAGGCAGTGGAGATGATGGTGACTTATCTGGATTTGACCCAAGGGATGCCTTATAGGATATAGAAGTCACATGAGGGTGTCATGCTTGGTTTTGATTCCTAGAGAGGTTGTACGCACTAAAATTCTAGTATTCAGATTTCAGATGTCCTAAGAGATGTCGAGACAATGATCtatgaacaacaacaataacaatgtataaacaattaaaaacaattctgaaagataaaagaacacacagaattattcacccagttcggtgtaaaacaacacctactctgggggctaccaagccagggatgagtCCACTAAGATAGTATTAATTCAAAGTTCTATGTAAACAATCTTCGATTACTGCCTTTTCACTTAATCATTACCCATGttatacttctacctaagactcacctagatatGAGACCCTTCtcaatccccctcaatcacaaccgtGATAATTAGTTtacaaactttattttttttccataagcAACTTATATATAGATtgggagtactaggggtactccaaCCCAATACAAGAAAAACCGATAGTCAATAGTGAGAACATAGAATTTAACAGCATAAAAGTGGGTTTTTATACCACTCATAGAAATTGCATTTTCTGCTTCCTTGTGCCACTGATACAATCCACCACCAAGAGTACCACTGAATCATAAAAAATAGCTCCTCACAATTAAGCTTTGTATTGTTGAATATTATCCCATTTCGTGTCTTCCATATACACCAACAATAAGCTAACCAAATAGCAGCAGCTAGCTTCCACctcatttttcctttcaactccaGCAACCAAAACAACAGGATTCACAGCAATTCTGAGCGGGATGTAAGGGAATACCAAGCCACAAATCTATCTTGTTCTTCAAAGGGACCAGAGAGGGACAGTTTACAAACAAATGGGCAGCATCTTCAACCTGCAGATCACAAAATACACACAGACTTTGTTGGTGTTGTACAATGATGTTCCTCCTTTGAAGCTGTGCCCTGGAAGGTAATCTATCACGAAGCAATCTCCACCCGAATAACTGTACTTTTGATGGCACTGCTGCATCCCAATTAAAAGCTAAACACAGTTTTAACTCTGCAGTTCCAGTAGCAACCTGGTACACATTAATTTTCTCATAACAAGTTTTGACTGTGAAACAATTAGACTTATCAAAGGGCCAGATAAAAATGTCTCTGGCAGTCACCACTGGGCATATTCCAAACAAGCATTCTTGTAGCTCCCCAAATTCCCTTGTTGCCTCCCGCCCCAGCACCACTTCACCTTTGATCACCTCCCACTCCCAAGCCATACCAGACCATTTACCTGAATTGCACACATAGTCCTCATTAAAAACCAGTTCTTTATAGAGAGATGGGAATTGAATGGACAAACAGGCAGCCTCAATCCATTTATTCTTCCAGAACAGTATATCCTTGCCGTCACCAAGTCTTGCTGTGATTTTAGTCATCACTCCATCCTCCTCTTCGCAAATCTTCCTAATATCCTTCCACCATAATGACTCCTTGGTGCCTGTATTGCTACTCCCCCACAATTTTTTCCTCACATCTCCATACCTACCCTCCAACACTCCTCTCCATATGGCTTTTTCCTTTGTCAGAATTCTCCAAGGCCATTTAGACAGTAGAGCTTTATTGAAGTTTCCTACATGTTTAATGCCTAGACCTCCCTCAACTTTTGGTTTGCAAATCTCTTTCCACCCCACCCAAGCAATGGACCGCTTATCACTAACCCCACTCCACAAGAAATTTCTCTGTATAGAGATAATTTCTTTCATCACTGTTTTAGGGATTTTGTAAAAAGAAAAGTGATAACTTGGCATATTTGTGAGTATGCTATTTATCAACGTCACCCTACCCCCAATTGACACCAGCTTACCCTTCCAAGAAGACAGCCTTTCCTTTAAAGATTTTACTACCGGCTTCCAAAAACTTGTCCTCCTATGATTTCCTCCCACAGTGAATCCGAGGAACTTGAAAGGGATTTTATCCACCTTGCAACCTAAGAAAACAGAGCAGGCCTCCAGTCTGTGTTCTTCAATTCCAACCCCATATAATTTTCTTTTGTGCAGATTGATTCTTAATCCAGAAACCAcaagacacacttcaaagacacacaatcactcaatgcttaaaagcttatgaatgattAACATCAATTACAACTCAAAAGAGACAGTCCTACTCTTCTATCAAGATATAATAGAGAGGCTCACAATTTACTAGACTGCATAAACTCTAACACaacatataatatttgttttgCACTGCAATTAGGTTTGTTGCTttctatttaaaacaaaaattttggACTGGATTGGGCTTTCAGATCGGAGCAGAGCACTGCTAAAAATTCTCTAAAATCTTCTCGATAAAGATAGGGCTCCAATTATTagattcctaaatattctccatatttagaaactaatcATACATATTAAAAACAAAGACAATCTTATATCCCTAAATCAAGCGCcgcataggattgcataatattcgaTATTATTATGCAACTGTAACTAAATAAAAAACTTCAAGGATCTAGCTGTACATAACAGTCACGATGTCGGATGATCCTGCATAAGACATCTTACTCAACATGTCTCACTAGTTGAATatagaacatcttgttcaacatgttgccataagttagttttaccaaacataatgccaacCATAAAAATAGAGAATTAACACACACAACAACT includes these proteins:
- the LOC131617390 gene encoding UDP-glycosyltransferase 71K2-like, encoding MTTNDSTIVRHKSLFLHQLKRVLHHTENTEKMTVNEMKKKSELIFIPAPGIGHLVSSLEFAKLLINTHTNLSITVLCIKFPGILISDSYIKAALASEPQIQLIDLPEVQPPPEELLKSPEFFILTVMESLIPHVKAVIQTILSDKIVGLVLDYFCVSMIDVGNELGIPSYLFLTSSVGFLTLMLSLQNRRIEDVFDDSDPDHQFLIHGLSIPVPCKVLPEAFFNKHGGYVAYYTFAERIRDTKGIIVNTFSELERYSIDALSNNEKTPPIYAVGPLLDLKGNPNPSLDKAQHNMILKWLDEQPNKSVVFLCFGSLGVSFVPSQIREIALGLKNSGVRFLWSVKSPPEGFLEWMELEGKGMTCEWAPQVEILGHKAIGGFVSHCGWNSILESLWFGVPILTWPIYAEQQLNAFRMVKEWGVAVELRVDYRRGRDNVVAEEIEKGLKNLMDKDNIVHKKVQEMKEKARNAVASGGSSFISVGKLIDNIIGSN